A stretch of the Bacteroidia bacterium genome encodes the following:
- a CDS encoding NADH-quinone oxidoreductase subunit A: protein MEKTYLPSDYLPIIIQFGLAVAFVIVTMVVTHLIGPKRRSQVKNAAWECGVESIGDARTPISIKYFLIAILFVLFDVEIIFMYPWAVNFKELGWFGFFEMFTFMALLLVGFYYIIKRDVLKWE, encoded by the coding sequence TCCTTCTGATTACTTGCCTATCATTATTCAATTTGGTTTGGCAGTGGCATTTGTAATTGTTACTATGGTGGTAACGCATTTGATTGGTCCTAAGCGTAGAAGTCAAGTAAAAAATGCAGCCTGGGAATGTGGGGTAGAGTCAATAGGAGATGCGCGCACACCGATTTCCATCAAGTACTTTTTGATTGCTATTTTATTTGTTTTGTTTGATGTAGAGATTATTTTTATGTATCCTTGGGCAGTAAATTTCAAGGAGTTAGGCTGGTTCGGTTTTTTTGAAATGTTTACTTTTATGGCACTGCTTTTAGTGGGTTTTTATTACATTATTAAAAGAGATGTATTAAAGTGGGAATAA